In a single window of the Pseudomonas sp. B21-015 genome:
- a CDS encoding PTS fructose-like transporter subunit IIB: MKLAIVTACPNGMVTSVLCARLLDAAAQRQGWSTSVEVVDAAHPERQLSSATLEAAEWVLLVTSGPVDMSRFVGKRVFQSTPAQALQDVEALLRRGVEEAEVYVASEATAEPAAVVKNAPRLVAVTACPTGVAHTFMAAEALQQAAKRLGYDLQVETQGSVGARNPLSAAAIADADVVLLAADIEVATERFAGKKIYRCGTGIALKQAEATLNKALAEGKQESASTGAKGPAKQEKTGIYKHLLTGVSFMLPMVVAGGLMIALSFVFGITAFKEPGTLAAALMQIGGETAFKLMVPLLAGYIAYSIADRPGLAPGMIGGLLASTLGAGFIGGIIAGFIAGYAAQAINRYARLPQSLEALKPILIIPLLASLFTGLVMIYVVGKPVAGMLAGLTHFLDSMGTTNAILLGVLLGGMMCVDLGGPINKAAYAFSVGLLASQSYAPMAATMAAGMVPPIGLGIATFIARRKFAQAEREAGKAALVLGLCFISEGAIPFAAKDPLRVIPASIAGGALTGALSMYFGCKLMAPHGGLFVMLIPNAINHALLYLLAIVAGSLLTAVAYALLKRPETVELAGEPVSA; encoded by the coding sequence ATGAAGTTAGCCATTGTTACGGCCTGCCCGAACGGCATGGTCACCAGTGTGCTGTGTGCTCGTCTGCTCGATGCAGCCGCCCAGCGTCAGGGCTGGAGCACCAGTGTCGAAGTCGTTGATGCGGCCCATCCGGAACGCCAACTGTCGTCTGCGACCCTCGAGGCCGCCGAGTGGGTATTGCTGGTCACCAGCGGGCCAGTGGATATGTCGCGGTTCGTCGGCAAACGCGTATTCCAGAGCACCCCGGCCCAGGCCCTGCAAGATGTCGAAGCGCTGCTGCGTCGCGGGGTGGAGGAGGCCGAGGTTTACGTCGCGTCCGAAGCCACCGCCGAGCCTGCTGCGGTGGTTAAAAATGCACCGCGCCTGGTGGCTGTCACCGCGTGCCCGACCGGCGTCGCCCACACCTTCATGGCCGCCGAAGCCTTGCAGCAAGCGGCCAAGCGTCTGGGCTATGACCTGCAAGTGGAAACCCAAGGCTCGGTCGGCGCGCGTAATCCACTCAGCGCGGCGGCGATTGCCGATGCCGACGTGGTGCTGCTGGCGGCAGACATCGAAGTCGCCACCGAGCGTTTCGCCGGCAAGAAAATCTACCGATGCGGCACCGGCATTGCGCTGAAACAAGCCGAAGCGACGTTGAACAAAGCCCTGGCCGAAGGCAAGCAGGAAAGCGCGTCGACCGGCGCCAAAGGCCCGGCCAAGCAAGAAAAGACCGGTATCTACAAACACCTGCTGACCGGTGTGTCGTTCATGTTGCCGATGGTGGTGGCGGGCGGTCTGATGATTGCCTTGTCCTTCGTGTTCGGCATTACCGCGTTCAAGGAGCCAGGTACGCTCGCGGCCGCGCTGATGCAGATCGGCGGCGAGACTGCGTTCAAGCTGATGGTGCCGCTGTTGGCGGGGTACATCGCCTACTCGATCGCTGACCGCCCAGGCCTGGCGCCGGGGATGATCGGTGGTTTGCTGGCGAGCACCCTGGGTGCCGGTTTCATCGGCGGGATCATTGCCGGTTTCATCGCCGGCTATGCGGCCCAGGCGATCAATCGCTATGCGCGCTTGCCGCAAAGTCTTGAGGCGCTGAAACCGATCCTGATCATCCCGTTGCTGGCGAGCCTGTTCACCGGTCTGGTGATGATCTACGTGGTCGGCAAACCGGTGGCCGGGATGCTCGCGGGGCTCACGCACTTCCTCGACAGCATGGGCACCACCAACGCGATTCTGCTGGGTGTGCTGCTGGGCGGCATGATGTGCGTCGACCTCGGTGGGCCGATCAACAAAGCGGCTTACGCATTTTCGGTGGGGCTGCTGGCGTCACAAAGTTATGCACCGATGGCCGCGACCATGGCTGCCGGCATGGTGCCGCCGATTGGCCTGGGCATCGCCACGTTCATTGCCCGACGCAAGTTCGCCCAGGCTGAACGCGAGGCCGGTAAAGCGGCGCTGGTGCTGGGGCTGTGCTTTATCTCCGAAGGGGCGATTCCGTTCGCGGCCAAAGACCCGCTGCGGGTGATTCCGGCGAGCATCGCTGGCGGTGCGTTGACCGGCGCGTTGTCGATGTACTTCGGCTGCAAGCTCATGGCGCCACACGGCGGCTTGTTCGTGATGCTGATTCCGAATGCGATCAACCATGCGCTGTTGTATCTGCTGGCGATCGTGGCCGGGAGTTTGCTGACGGCGGTGGCGTATGCGCTGCTCAAGCGGCCTGAGACGGTGGAGTTGGCAGGAGAGCCAGTCAGCGCCTGA
- the ptsP gene encoding phosphoenolpyruvate--protein phosphotransferase: MLELTIEQISMGQSAVDKASALQLLADRLVTDGLVADGYLAGLQAREAQGSTFLGQGIAIPHGTPQTRDQVFATGVRLMQFPDGVDWGDGQIVYLAIGIAAKSDEHLRLLQLLTRALGETDLGQALRRASSAEALLKLLQGAPQELALDAQMIGLSVSADDFEELVWRGARLLRQADCVSNGFAGVLQQVEALPLGDGLWWLHSEQTVKRPGLAFVTPDKPIRYLGQPLSGLFCLASLGEAHQALLERLCALLIEGRGHELGRATSSRAVLEVLGGEVPADWPSARIALANAHGLHARPAKILAQLAKSFEGEVRVRIVDGHDSAVSVKSLSKLLSLGARRGQVLEFIAEPTIAADALPALLAAIEEGLGEEVEPLPVVSQQREVIADVAEVLLAPASGSLIQAIAAAPGIAIGPAHIQVLQVIDYPLRGESAAIERERLKQALVDVRRDIEGLIERSKAKAIREIFITHQEMLDDPELTDEVATRLKQGESAEAAWMTVIEAAAKQQESLQDALLAERAADLRDIGRRVLAQLSGVETPAEPAQPYILVMDEVGPSDVARLDPTRVAGILTARGGATAHSAIVARALGIPALVGAGAAVLLLKPGTPLLIDGQRGRLHVDADAATLQRATEERDTRELRLKAAAEQRHQPALTSDGHPVEVFANIGESAGVTSAVEQGAEGIGLLRTELIFMAHPQAPDEATQEVEYRRVLDGLAGRPLVVRTLDVGGDKPLPYWPIAKEENPFLGVRGIRLTLQRPQVMEAQLRALLRAADNRPLRIMFPMVGSVDEWRQARDMTERLRLEIPVADLQLGIMIEVPSAALLAPVLAKEVDFFSVGTNDLTQYTLAIDRGHPTLSAQADGLHPAVLQLIDITVRAAHAHGKWVGVCGELAADPLAVPVLVGLGVDELSVSGRSIAEVKARIRELSLTQTQTLAQQALAVGSANEVRALVEAL, encoded by the coding sequence ATGCTCGAGCTCACCATAGAGCAGATATCCATGGGCCAGTCGGCTGTGGATAAAGCCAGCGCCTTGCAATTACTCGCTGACAGACTCGTGACCGATGGCCTGGTGGCCGACGGTTACCTCGCCGGCTTGCAGGCCCGGGAAGCCCAGGGCTCGACCTTTCTTGGTCAAGGTATTGCCATCCCCCACGGCACCCCGCAAACCCGCGATCAGGTGTTCGCCACCGGCGTGCGGCTGATGCAGTTTCCTGATGGCGTGGACTGGGGCGATGGCCAGATCGTTTATCTGGCCATCGGTATTGCTGCCAAATCCGATGAACACCTGCGCTTGCTGCAACTGCTGACCCGTGCCCTCGGTGAAACCGACCTGGGCCAGGCCCTGCGCCGCGCCAGTTCCGCCGAAGCCTTGCTGAAGCTGCTGCAAGGCGCGCCGCAAGAGCTGGCACTGGACGCACAGATGATCGGCCTCAGTGTGTCCGCCGATGACTTCGAAGAGCTGGTCTGGCGCGGTGCCCGTTTGCTGCGTCAGGCCGATTGCGTGAGCAACGGTTTTGCCGGCGTCCTGCAGCAGGTCGAGGCGCTGCCCCTGGGTGATGGCCTGTGGTGGCTGCACAGCGAGCAAACGGTGAAGCGTCCAGGTCTGGCCTTCGTTACCCCGGACAAACCCATTCGCTACCTCGGTCAGCCGCTGAGCGGTCTGTTCTGCCTGGCCAGCCTCGGTGAAGCCCATCAGGCGCTGCTCGAACGCCTTTGCGCGTTGTTGATCGAAGGTCGTGGTCATGAATTGGGCCGCGCCACCAGCAGCCGCGCGGTGCTGGAAGTGTTGGGTGGTGAAGTGCCGGCGGATTGGCCGAGCGCACGCATTGCCTTGGCCAACGCCCACGGCTTGCATGCGCGCCCGGCGAAGATCCTCGCGCAACTGGCGAAAAGTTTTGAAGGCGAAGTTCGCGTACGCATCGTCGACGGTCACGACAGCGCGGTGTCGGTGAAAAGTTTGAGCAAGCTGCTCAGCCTTGGTGCCCGTCGCGGTCAGGTGCTGGAATTCATTGCCGAACCAACTATCGCTGCCGACGCCTTGCCCGCCTTGCTGGCGGCCATCGAAGAAGGCCTCGGTGAAGAAGTCGAGCCGCTGCCGGTAGTGAGCCAACAGCGCGAAGTGATCGCTGATGTTGCCGAAGTGCTGCTTGCACCGGCCTCCGGCAGTTTGATTCAGGCGATTGCCGCCGCGCCGGGGATCGCCATCGGCCCGGCGCATATTCAAGTGCTGCAAGTTATCGATTACCCGCTGCGCGGTGAGTCTGCCGCCATCGAGCGCGAACGTCTCAAGCAAGCGTTGGTGGATGTGCGTCGCGACATCGAAGGCCTGATCGAACGCAGCAAGGCCAAAGCGATTCGCGAGATTTTCATCACCCATCAGGAAATGCTCGACGACCCGGAACTGACCGACGAAGTCGCCACCCGCCTCAAGCAAGGTGAAAGCGCCGAAGCGGCGTGGATGACGGTGATCGAAGCCGCCGCCAAACAACAGGAATCGCTGCAGGACGCATTGCTCGCCGAACGTGCCGCCGATTTGCGCGACATTGGTCGTCGGGTGTTGGCGCAATTGAGTGGCGTCGAAACACCGGCCGAGCCTGCGCAGCCGTACATTCTGGTGATGGACGAAGTCGGCCCGTCGGACGTTGCGCGTCTTGATCCGACGCGCGTGGCCGGCATTCTCACCGCTCGCGGTGGTGCCACGGCCCACAGCGCTATCGTCGCCCGGGCTCTGGGTATTCCAGCGCTGGTGGGCGCCGGTGCCGCCGTGTTGCTGCTGAAGCCGGGCACACCGCTGTTGATCGATGGTCAACGCGGTCGCCTGCACGTGGACGCCGATGCCGCGACCTTGCAGCGTGCCACCGAAGAGCGCGACACCCGCGAACTGCGCTTGAAGGCCGCCGCCGAACAACGCCATCAACCGGCGCTGACCTCCGATGGCCACCCGGTGGAAGTGTTCGCCAACATCGGCGAAAGCGCCGGCGTCACCAGCGCGGTGGAGCAAGGCGCCGAAGGCATTGGCCTGCTGCGCACCGAACTGATTTTCATGGCCCACCCACAAGCGCCGGACGAGGCGACCCAGGAAGTCGAATACCGTCGCGTACTCGATGGCCTGGCCGGCCGACCGCTGGTGGTGCGCACCCTCGACGTCGGTGGCGACAAACCGCTGCCGTACTGGCCGATCGCCAAAGAAGAAAACCCGTTCCTCGGCGTGCGTGGCATTCGCCTGACCCTACAACGTCCGCAGGTCATGGAAGCGCAGTTGCGCGCCTTGCTGCGTGCGGCGGATAACCGTCCCTTGCGGATCATGTTCCCGATGGTCGGCAGCGTCGATGAGTGGCGTCAGGCTCGGGACATGACCGAACGTCTGCGCCTGGAAATTCCGGTAGCCGATTTGCAACTGGGGATCATGATCGAAGTGCCGTCGGCCGCCTTGCTGGCGCCGGTGCTGGCCAAGGAAGTGGACTTCTTCAGCGTCGGCACCAACGACCTGACGCAATACACCCTGGCCATCGACCGTGGTCATCCGACCTTGTCGGCCCAGGCTGACGGCTTGCACCCGGCAGTGCTGCAACTGATCGACATCACCGTGCGTGCGGCTCATGCTCATGGCAAGTGGGTCGGCGTGTGCGGTGAACTGGCGGCCGATCCGCTGGCGGTGCCGGTGCTGGTGGGCCTGGGTGTGGATGAGTTGAGCGTGTCGGGCCGCAGCATTGCCGAGGTCAAGGCGCGTATTCGTGAACTCAGCCTGACCCAGACTCAAACCCTTGCCCAACAGGCCCTGGCCGTGGGCAGCGCGAACGAAGTCCGCGCATTAGTGGAGGCCCTGTAA
- the pfkB gene encoding 1-phosphofructokinase, with amino-acid sequence MAKILTLTLNPALDLTVQLPVLAPGQVNRSDEMHTHAAGKGVNVAQVLADLGHQVTVSGFLGEDNLQAFETLFAKRGFTDAFIRVPGETRSNIKLAESDGRITDINGPGPRVSEAAQQALLDRLDQIAPGHDAVVVAGSLPRGVNPQWLRELIHRLKKRGLKVALDTSGEALRAGLAAGPWLIKPNTEELAQALGCEVVSVGAQAEAASRLHAHGIEHVVISDGADGVNWFSVGSAMHATPPKVSVVSTVGAGDSLLAGMLHGLLSADTPEQTLRTATAIAAMAVTQIGFGIGDAAQLAHLEQGVRLRPLTEQ; translated from the coding sequence ATGGCCAAGATCTTAACCCTGACCCTCAACCCGGCACTGGACCTCACCGTTCAGTTGCCGGTACTTGCACCCGGTCAGGTCAACCGCAGCGACGAAATGCACACCCACGCCGCTGGCAAAGGGGTAAACGTGGCGCAGGTGCTGGCCGACCTCGGGCATCAAGTGACCGTCAGTGGTTTTCTCGGGGAAGACAATCTTCAGGCGTTCGAAACCCTGTTTGCCAAACGCGGTTTCACCGACGCGTTTATCCGTGTCCCCGGCGAGACCCGCAGCAATATCAAACTGGCGGAAAGCGATGGGCGCATCACCGACATCAACGGTCCGGGGCCGAGGGTCAGTGAAGCGGCGCAGCAGGCCTTGCTCGATCGTCTCGACCAGATTGCTCCCGGGCATGACGCGGTCGTGGTGGCCGGCAGTTTGCCCCGTGGCGTGAATCCTCAGTGGTTGCGGGAACTGATCCATCGCTTGAAAAAACGCGGCTTGAAGGTGGCGCTCGACACCAGCGGTGAAGCCTTGCGCGCAGGTTTGGCGGCCGGTCCATGGCTGATCAAACCTAACACCGAAGAACTGGCGCAAGCGCTGGGGTGCGAGGTGGTTTCCGTGGGTGCCCAAGCCGAGGCGGCGAGCCGTTTGCATGCTCATGGCATCGAGCACGTGGTGATTTCCGACGGTGCGGACGGGGTGAACTGGTTCAGTGTCGGCTCGGCCATGCACGCCACGCCGCCCAAGGTCAGCGTGGTCAGCACTGTCGGTGCCGGGGATTCGTTGCTGGCGGGCATGCTGCACGGTTTGCTCAGTGCCGATACGCCGGAACAAACCTTGCGCACCGCCACCGCGATTGCCGCCATGGCCGTTACCCAGATCGGTTTTGGTATCGGCGACGCCGCGCAGCTGGCGCACCTCGAACAGGGTGTGCGCCTGCGCCCCCTGACAGAACAATAA
- a CDS encoding alkaline phosphatase produces the protein MSEFDLGRRRVMQVVGAGLLMPGLAPAVIASVKDRPQLTDGVQSGDLLGDRVMIWSRSDRAARMVVEWDTRSLFSNPRRFVSPLADARTDFTVRVELTGLPADQAIFYRVTFEDAQSGVASEPWFGHLRSVPAARRNIRFVWSGDTVGQGFGINPDIGGMRIYEAMRLRLPDFFIHSGDTIYADGPVPAQLTTESGRMWRNLTSEAKSKVAETLDDYRGNYRYNLMDENIRRFNAEVPQIWQWDDHEVVNNWSPGKQLDDRYKSKDIHSLVGRARQAWLEYAPMRLQSADGGGRIYRKLSYGPLLDVFVLDMRSYRGANDDNLGAAKPFLGREQLDWLKRELKGSQAQWKVIAADMPIGLGVPDGEVSPGVARWEAVANGDPGPAQGREVEIAELLGFLRVQQVRNFIWLTADVHYCAAHHYHPDRAAFQDFEPFWEFVAGPLNAGSFGPNALDKTFGPEVVFEKAPAAQNTSPFAGFQFFGEVNIDGQTGELTVVLRDLDGVGVFERKLQPV, from the coding sequence ATGAGCGAATTCGACCTCGGCCGTCGTCGTGTCATGCAGGTCGTTGGGGCCGGGCTGTTGATGCCTGGCCTGGCGCCGGCGGTGATTGCTTCGGTCAAGGATCGGCCGCAACTCACCGATGGCGTGCAGTCCGGTGACCTGTTGGGTGACCGGGTGATGATCTGGAGCCGTAGCGACCGTGCGGCGCGGATGGTGGTGGAATGGGATACGCGCAGCCTGTTCAGTAACCCTCGTCGATTCGTCTCGCCCTTGGCCGATGCCCGTACCGACTTCACCGTCCGGGTCGAGCTCACTGGCCTGCCCGCCGATCAGGCAATTTTCTATCGCGTGACGTTCGAAGACGCCCAGAGCGGTGTCGCCAGTGAACCCTGGTTCGGCCATCTGCGCAGTGTGCCCGCCGCCCGACGGAATATTCGGTTCGTCTGGAGTGGCGACACTGTTGGCCAGGGCTTCGGCATCAACCCGGACATCGGCGGCATGCGCATCTACGAAGCCATGCGCCTGCGCCTGCCGGACTTTTTTATCCACAGCGGCGACACCATCTACGCCGACGGCCCGGTGCCGGCGCAACTGACCACCGAAAGTGGCCGGATGTGGCGCAACCTCACCAGCGAAGCCAAGAGCAAAGTCGCCGAAACCCTCGACGACTATCGCGGCAATTACCGCTACAACCTGATGGACGAAAACATCCGCCGCTTCAACGCCGAAGTGCCGCAGATCTGGCAGTGGGACGACCACGAAGTGGTGAACAACTGGTCGCCGGGCAAGCAACTGGATGATCGCTACAAGAGCAAAGATATTCACAGCCTGGTGGGTCGCGCGCGGCAGGCCTGGCTCGAATATGCGCCGATGCGTTTGCAGAGCGCCGACGGTGGCGGACGGATTTATCGCAAGCTCAGCTATGGGCCGCTGCTCGACGTGTTCGTGCTCGACATGCGCAGTTATCGCGGTGCCAATGACGATAACCTCGGTGCCGCCAAGCCGTTCCTCGGTCGAGAGCAATTGGATTGGCTCAAACGTGAATTGAAAGGCTCCCAGGCCCAATGGAAAGTCATCGCCGCCGACATGCCCATTGGCCTCGGCGTGCCGGACGGTGAAGTCAGCCCCGGCGTGGCGCGTTGGGAAGCGGTGGCCAACGGTGATCCGGGCCCGGCTCAGGGCCGTGAAGTGGAGATCGCTGAATTGCTCGGTTTTCTGCGAGTGCAGCAGGTGCGCAATTTCATCTGGCTGACGGCGGATGTGCATTACTGCGCGGCGCATCATTACCACCCGGACCGCGCGGCGTTTCAGGACTTCGAACCGTTCTGGGAGTTTGTCGCGGGGCCGCTGAACGCGGGGAGCTTCGGGCCTAATGCGCTGGATAAAACCTTCGGCCCTGAAGTGGTGTTCGAGAAGGCACCAGCGGCGCAGAACACCTCGCCGTTTGCCGGGTTTCAGTTTTTTGGCGAGGTGAATATCGATGGGCAGACGGGGGAGCTGACCGTTGTGTTGCGGGATCTGGATGGGGTGGGAGTGTTTGAGCGCAAGTTGCAGCCGGTGTGA